The Pseudoalteromonas spongiae UST010723-006 genome window below encodes:
- a CDS encoding ATP-binding protein, translating to MWKLSTEDAHSVFLNDDITRIFPPFARLDFSRKRDFGGVGLGLAAPHSIVARHDEHIRVDESKRHDARFILS from the coding sequence ATATGGAAACTTTCAACTGAAGATGCCCATTCAGTGTTCTTAAATGACGATATTACACGCATTTTCCCACCTTTTGCCCGCTTAGACTTTAGTAGAAAACGCGATTTTGGTGGTGTGGGCTTAGGCTTAGCAGCGCCACACAGTATTGTTGCTCGTCATGATGAACACATACGTGTCGATGAATCAAAGCGGCATGACGCACGATTTATCTTATCGTAA
- a CDS encoding low molecular weight protein-tyrosine-phosphatase — translation MNKGNTPYKVLVVCMGNICRSPTGEAVLKAKATLHGVDIEIDSAGTIAYHAGERSDPRSRAAGEARGYDFSSIRARQVTANDFEYFDEILCADKQNLSDLKAVCPPQYHGKLKLFLSYGDMGVNEIPDPYYGGEQGFERVLDLIENASEHFVLQH, via the coding sequence ATGAATAAAGGAAATACGCCATATAAAGTACTAGTGGTATGCATGGGTAATATTTGTCGCTCGCCCACTGGGGAGGCTGTGTTAAAGGCAAAAGCGACTTTACATGGTGTTGATATTGAAATCGATTCTGCAGGGACCATTGCTTATCATGCTGGAGAGCGCTCGGATCCGCGTTCACGTGCTGCCGGTGAAGCAAGAGGTTATGATTTTTCATCAATTCGCGCGAGACAAGTGACGGCTAATGATTTTGAATACTTCGATGAAATTTTGTGTGCCGACAAACAGAATTTATCCGACTTGAAGGCTGTTTGCCCGCCTCAATATCACGGCAAGTTAAAGCTATTTTTAAGTTATGGCGATATGGGAGTTAATGAAATACCCGACCCTTACTATGGTGGTGAGCAAGGGTTCGAACGGGTATTAGATCTAATAGAAAATGCCAGTGAACATTTCGTTTTGCAGCATTAA
- a CDS encoding PAS domain-containing hybrid sensor histidine kinase/response regulator: MANNKLTTKLSANSAFLSFVVLSLLLSVLVSAVFVGFTTDKNMRQYEINNAKTEAKLSASYIQQFAETRLQLLRDLAKQPILVNGVMGSDVSAASLSDYLDDYHLVGKKHPIWLVNIASELVYSNSEVEPPDLNAPWLAQLLSENVAHVVTLNTLQGGDHFLIAVPIKYNGFTEGVMIVEFRYSLAELFQDVINSENYGVTLNGKWLDFSSLKNNTEYLSVATLALGNTGLTLNYHLNMQLIEQRVMAVIIKIASSILLSLLVAWIVLYLVGHKLLLDPYRRLAASERAIKLSEERYKVAVAGSNDGLWDWDIKAGTVYYAPRYKELLGYSADDEAFPNTFASFENALHPDDKERVNTAIEQHLKDRQLYDIEYRLRTKSGEYRFYRARGTAIWDENGNATRMAGSLTDVTERIEINKALELAKHQAENANKAKSEFLASMSHEIRTPMNGVLGMLNLLLTSELSKEQLHRVNVAISSANALLNLLNDILDFSKIDAGKLELESIEFDLRTLLGEFAEAAAIQAHQKSLELILDITKVNAQTVMGDPNRLRQILYNLVGNAIKFTAHGEVVIKAALELTGSDKYILNCEVNDTGIGISAQQQSKLFKTFSQVDASTTRKYGGTGLGLAIVKQLCELMGGSIEVNSLEGKGSSFKFSLVLGCSSGTKASIPSIDISKLHILIVDDNKTNLDVLRSQFEFWGARVTEALSADEAMLACKSYFETHQCCFDIAFLDMQMPNVDGAQLGKAIKQHPDFHATKLVMMTSMNHQGDASYFAELGFAGYFPKPATTSDLLDALSIVVEGGDALEQATPLVTRHYIQTLQTHATNEQVKWAKNIKLLLAEDNQVNQIVAKSTLAKLGLTDIKIASNGQEALTILNESEDSFTAILMDCQMPELDGYDATKAIRNGKAGKHNTRIPIIAMTANAMVGDREKCIAAGMDDYITKPIVEANLKTKLRAWLPEEKQS, translated from the coding sequence ATGGCGAATAATAAATTAACTACAAAGCTATCAGCTAATAGTGCGTTTTTATCTTTTGTGGTGCTAAGCCTGTTACTGTCGGTATTAGTGAGCGCAGTATTTGTCGGTTTCACCACTGATAAAAATATGCGGCAATATGAGATTAATAACGCCAAGACCGAAGCTAAATTAAGCGCAAGTTACATTCAACAGTTTGCAGAAACACGATTACAGCTACTGCGTGACTTGGCTAAGCAACCGATATTAGTGAATGGTGTTATGGGCTCAGATGTGTCTGCTGCATCTTTGTCAGATTATTTAGATGATTATCATTTAGTCGGTAAAAAGCATCCAATTTGGCTTGTGAATATCGCCAGTGAACTTGTTTATAGTAATAGCGAAGTAGAGCCACCAGATTTAAACGCCCCTTGGCTTGCACAACTGTTGAGTGAAAACGTTGCACACGTAGTGACTTTAAATACGTTGCAAGGTGGTGATCATTTCTTAATTGCGGTACCTATAAAGTATAACGGTTTTACCGAAGGGGTAATGATTGTTGAATTCCGCTATTCCCTCGCTGAACTTTTTCAAGATGTAATAAACAGTGAGAATTATGGCGTTACGCTTAATGGTAAATGGTTAGACTTCTCAAGTTTAAAGAATAATACCGAATACTTATCGGTTGCTACGCTGGCACTTGGAAACACCGGACTTACGCTCAATTATCATTTAAATATGCAACTTATTGAGCAACGTGTGATGGCGGTGATTATTAAAATTGCATCGTCAATTTTGCTAAGCCTTTTAGTGGCTTGGATAGTACTTTATCTTGTTGGCCATAAATTATTGCTCGATCCTTATCGGCGTTTAGCCGCTTCTGAGCGCGCAATTAAACTCAGTGAAGAACGTTATAAAGTGGCCGTTGCGGGAAGTAACGATGGTTTGTGGGACTGGGATATAAAAGCCGGAACGGTTTATTATGCGCCGCGCTATAAAGAGCTATTAGGCTACTCGGCAGACGATGAAGCGTTTCCCAATACCTTTGCGAGTTTTGAAAATGCCCTGCACCCCGATGATAAAGAACGCGTTAATACAGCAATCGAACAACATTTAAAAGACAGGCAGCTTTACGATATTGAATACCGTTTGCGTACAAAAAGTGGGGAGTACCGGTTTTATCGTGCAAGAGGTACCGCAATTTGGGATGAAAATGGCAATGCCACGCGTATGGCGGGGTCGCTTACCGACGTAACAGAACGCATTGAAATAAATAAAGCGCTGGAATTAGCAAAACACCAAGCAGAAAATGCCAATAAAGCGAAAAGTGAATTTTTGGCGTCAATGAGTCACGAAATCCGAACACCAATGAATGGGGTGTTGGGTATGCTTAATTTACTGCTAACAAGTGAGCTATCAAAAGAGCAATTGCACCGAGTAAACGTGGCAATTAGCAGTGCAAATGCATTATTAAATTTGCTAAATGATATTTTGGATTTTTCAAAAATTGATGCAGGTAAACTCGAACTTGAGTCAATTGAGTTTGATTTACGTACTTTGCTTGGCGAATTTGCAGAGGCCGCAGCGATTCAAGCCCATCAAAAAAGCCTTGAATTGATACTTGATATTACTAAGGTCAATGCACAAACCGTAATGGGCGACCCGAACCGCCTTCGTCAAATATTATACAATTTAGTAGGTAATGCGATTAAGTTTACCGCACACGGTGAAGTCGTGATAAAAGCGGCGTTAGAACTAACGGGCTCTGATAAATATATTTTAAATTGTGAGGTTAATGACACTGGCATAGGTATTTCTGCGCAGCAGCAATCCAAACTTTTTAAAACATTCTCTCAGGTAGATGCCTCTACAACACGTAAATACGGTGGCACCGGGTTAGGTTTGGCAATCGTTAAGCAGTTGTGTGAACTGATGGGTGGCAGTATTGAGGTGAATAGTCTCGAGGGCAAGGGAAGCAGCTTCAAATTTAGTTTAGTGCTTGGTTGTAGCAGTGGGACTAAAGCCAGTATTCCATCGATTGATATTAGTAAATTACATATTTTGATTGTTGACGACAATAAAACAAATTTAGATGTTTTACGTAGCCAGTTTGAGTTTTGGGGAGCACGTGTAACAGAAGCACTTTCAGCAGATGAAGCGATGTTGGCGTGTAAATCCTACTTTGAAACTCACCAATGTTGCTTTGATATTGCGTTTTTGGATATGCAAATGCCGAATGTTGATGGTGCGCAATTAGGTAAAGCGATTAAACAGCATCCAGATTTTCATGCAACAAAATTGGTGATGATGACCTCAATGAACCATCAAGGCGATGCATCTTATTTCGCAGAGCTTGGTTTTGCGGGCTATTTTCCGAAACCCGCGACCACCTCAGACTTACTCGATGCGTTATCAATAGTGGTTGAAGGTGGCGATGCACTTGAACAAGCAACACCTTTAGTAACCCGCCATTATATTCAAACGCTACAAACTCACGCGACAAATGAGCAGGTTAAATGGGCGAAAAATATTAAACTATTGCTTGCCGAAGATAACCAAGTAAATCAAATTGTTGCCAAAAGCACCTTGGCTAAATTAGGTTTAACGGACATAAAAATTGCCTCAAATGGGCAAGAAGCATTAACTATATTAAACGAAAGCGAAGACAGCTTTACTGCAATTTTGATGGATTGCCAAATGCCAGAACTCGACGGCTATGATGCCACCAAGGCGATTCGAAATGGTAAGGCAGGAAAACACAACACACGCATTCCAATTATCGCAATGACAGCAAATGCAATGGTTGGCGATCGCGAAAAGTGTATTGCAGCCGGCATGGATGATTACATTACTAAACCAATTGTTGAAGCCAATCTTAAAACTAAACTGCGCGCGTGGCTGCCAGAGGAAAAACAAAGCTGA